From the Ensifer adhaerens genome, the window TCCGGTCAGCTTCGATGCGCCTTTCGCGCGCCCAATCCGCGGTCAGCCACGCCATCGCGAATCTGGAGGCTCAACTCGGGGTTTCCCTGTTCGACCGCACAGGCCATCGTCCGGTGTTGACGCCGGAGGGACAGGCACTGCTTGTCAATGCACGTGACGTCCTGCTGCGCGTCGACGCGATGCGCGCGCGAGCGCGGGGCATGGGTGAGGGCGTCGAACTCGAGCTATCGCTGATCGTCGACGTGCTGTTTCCGCTTGCGACCGTGGGTGCTGCCTTGAAGGAGATGCGATCAGTTTACCCTTCGGTCGCCGTCAGGCTTGCCGTGTCGCCGATGGGTGGTCCTCTGGACGGGCTGATCAATCGGCGCTTCACGCTCGGCATCATGGCTGGCGAGGAGTTTGCGGATCCGGCGATTAGCAGACGCGCCCTGGCCGAAATCCAAATGATAGCCGTAGTCGCCGCAGAACACCCTCTGGGCCTCAACCGCCCGAGCGCTACTCTCGACAGTCCCGACCTTGCTGACCATCTTCAAATTGTCCTGTCGGACCCTTCTCAGCGCTCCGAGGGGCGTGACTTCGGTGTGCTCTCGCCGCAGACGTGCCGCGTCAGCAACCAGGACGCCAAATATTCGCTGATACTGGAGGGGCTTGGCTGGGGCCGATTACCCGAATGGCAGGTAGAGCGGGATCTGGCGGAGGGGCGGCTCGTGCGCTTACCGACGGATTCACTGGGTCGAGACAGTCGACTCCCTATGGAGGCATATCTCGTCCATCGGATCGATGAACCGCTTGGGCCAGCGGCACGGACCTTCGGGGATGCTCTCTCGCGGCTTTGCGGAGCGTGAGTGCATACAGCACAGCACCGCGGAATCCGACTTCGCGCTGCTCTTGGCCTGATTTTGGGTGCCGCTGTCCTGATTGACGAGCTCGGTTTGATTGTGGCCAGTCGAGCATCAGCTAAAACCTAAGACAGGAGCCGGCGGCGATCCCAATCGCCGTATCGGCAATATCCAGTTCGAAACATTGCAGATCTGGAGCGTGAGGATTCACGCCACAGCGGAGCTTTGCCAAAAGAGGAGTAGTTATATGACCGATCTGATCGCAGGAATCCGGGTCCCCGATAGCGCGATTGCTCGCGCCGCGACTCAATTGGTACGCGACACCGAGGACGACCTGCTGTTCAACCACAGCCGGCGCGTTTTCTTCTGGGGTGCGCTCACCGGCGATCGGCGCGCGCTCAAGTATGACGCTGAGCTGCTTTATCTTGGCGCAATGTTCCACGACATGGGGTTGACCGAGAGATACTCGAGCCCAAACCTGCGCTTTGAGGTGGACGGTGCTAACGCCGCCCGCGACTTCATGAAGAGCTACGGGGTCAGCGAGCGCGACATTGAGGACGTCTGGACCTCGATCGCGCTTCACACAACACCGGGCATTCCCGAACATATGCGCCCCACAATCGCGCTGGTGACTGCCGGCGTAGAGATGGATGTGCTCGGCATCGCCTATCACGACTTCACGCACGAGCAGCGTGATCATGTCTGCGCTCACCATCCTCGTGAGAAAAACTTCAAGGAAGGCATCATCGATCACTTCGCGCAGGGCATCATCAAGAAGCCCGAGACAACCTTTGGCAATGTCAAGGCTGACGTCCTGGCGCTCAAGGATCCCGATCGGTTCGTCCGCGGCAACTTCTGCTCGATCATTCTCGGATCAGCTTGGCCGATCTGAAATCACGCGGTCGAGACCTCGCGAAGGAGGGCTTGCCCATACCCCTTGGACTAGCAGCGAAGGACTGCAGTAAATGAACAACAAGTCCGATATGTCACACGCTAACGGCGCACCGGTCGTAGATAATCTTAACATCCAGACGGCGGGTCCTCGAGGACCAGCACTTCTTCAGGATATCTGGCTCCTCGAGAAGCTTGCGCATTTCGACCGTGAAGTGATCCCTGAGCGCCGCATGCACGCGAAAGGCTGGGGCGCCTACGGCACCTTCACCGTCACGCACGACATCACTCGCTACACGAAGGCAAAGCTCTTCTCCGAAGTGGGAAAGAAGACCGATATGTTTGCGCGCTTCTCCACTGTCGCCGGCGAGCGCGGGGCGGCTGACGCTGAGCGCGACATTCGAGGCTTCGCGTTGAAATTCTATACCGAGGAGGGCAATTGGGACCTGGTCGGCAACAATACTCCTGTTTTCTTCCACCGCGATCCGTTGCGATTTCCTGATCTCAACCGCGCGGTAAAGCGCGATCCTCGGACCGGCCTGCGCTCGGCCGACAACAATTGGGATTTCTGGTCTCTGCTACCCGAAACGCTCCACCAAGTGACGATCATCATGTCGGAGCGGGGCATCCCTAAGTCGTTCCGGCACATGCATGGCTTCGGCAGCCATACCTATTCGATGATTAGCGCCGCCAATGAGCGAATCTGGGTCAAATTTCATTTCCGCACTCAGCAGGGCATTGAAAATCTGAGCGATGCGGAGGCTGCGGCAATGGTTGCTGGTGACCGTGAGACGCACGGCCGCGATCTTCTGAACGCGATCGACAGCGGCAATTTCCCCAAGTGGACGCTGTTCATTCAAGTGATGACCGATGCGCAAGCGAAGGCGCACAAACACAACCCCTTTGACCTTACGAAAGTCTGGCCGAAGGGCGATTATCCGCTCATCGAAGTCGGTGAAATGGAGCTGAACCGCTATCCGGACAATTTTTTCGCCGAGGTCGAACAAGCGTCATTCTCGCCCGCGAACATCGTGCCGGGGATCAGCTTTTCGCCTGATAAGATGCTTCAGGCTCGGCTCTTCTCATATAGCGACGCTGCGCGCTATCGCCTGGGTGTCAACCATCACCTCATTCCGGTCAACGCTCCACGCTGCCCTTACCACAGCTATCACCGAGATGGTGCCATGCGAACTGATGGCAACGGAGGCGGCGAGCCGGCCTACTGGCCCAATAGCAAGGGTTCCTGGAACGATCATCGCCCGGATCTGATGGAGCCGCCTCTGCCGATCGAGGGGGAGGCCGCGCATTGGGATCATACTGTGGACGATGACCACTATGAACAACCTGGCAACCTGTTCCGATCGATGACTCCCCAACAGCAGCTAGCCCTTTTCGAAAACACTGCCCGCAACATGGGTGATGCGAGGATTGAGGTGAAGCGGCGTCATATCGAAAATTGCTCCAAAGCAGATCCTGCTTACGGAGCCGGTGTGGCTAAAGCGCTCGGCCTCTGAGGATTTCGAGAGGGTGCTGTTGAGCGCTCTCTCGGCACGTAGTGGCGATACACGACTTACTCTCAGGTCATACGCCAATCCCATCGATACAACTGAAAAAGGAACAGAAATGCTCGAACTTCTTAAAAAGCGTCGTACCCAGTATGCGCTCGGCCGCAATGTCACTCTTGCCGAAAACGCGATCGACCAGTTGATCCGTGACGGCATCCGCAATTCGCCGTCGCCTTTCAACTCGCAAAGCTCGCGGGCAATTATCCTTTTTGGGGAGGAAAGCCAGAAGTTCTGGAACCTTGTGAAGGACGAGGTTCGCCCACTCGTCGCGCCAGAGATGCTGGAAGGCTCAATGACCAAAATCAGCAGCTTCTCGGCAGGTATCGGTACAGTCCTGTTCTTCGAAGATCAGCAGACCGTTCGGGATTTGCAGGCGGAATGGCCGATCTTTGCAGACCAGTTTCCTGACTGGTCGGAACACTCAGGGGGTATGGCGCAATACGTAGTTTGGACCCTCCTCGCAAACCACAACATCGGGGCAAGCCTTCAGCACTACAATCCGATCGTGGATGCGAAGGTCGCGGCGGCTTGGGACGTTCCATCCTCGTGGAGACTTCGCGCGCAGATGCCGTTCGGCTCGAACGAACAGCCGCTTCCCGAGAAGACGTTTATTCCGGATGAGCTGCGTTTCCGAACACATCGATGACGTCCGACAAGGTGTCGACGCGCCTTAGGCGTCGACACCTACTCATTGGCGCCTATGGGCCTCGATCAACAAGAGAGGCCGAGAAGAATTGAGGCGATTATCAATTGAGCGTTTGGCCCGACTAAACACGGGAAGTTTTACAACAAGGCGCACGTCTTTTTAACGAGGGAGATAGCCATGAATTCGAATATTACAACTATCGTATCCGCAGCATCGTTCGCTCTTGCATTGTCGATGGCGGCCCCGACTTTGGCCGATGAAAGAAAAGTGGAAACTGGTACGGCGATAGCTTCTGGCGGCGAACCGATTGATACCCTCAAGTTTATTAACCCACCAGGGCTCTATGACCCACGTCCAAACGCCTACTCCCATCTTGCCGTGTTTCCAGCAGGATGGCGCATGATTCTTCCCGCCGGCCAAGGGGGAGAAAACGCAAAGGGCGAATTGTCGCCGAGCTTCTCAATACAGCTTCGTCAGGCGCTCGATAATACAGAGACGGTACTTGCTGCTGCGGGCGCGAAGATGTCGGACGTGGCAAAGTTCAATTTGCTGATTGTTGATCACAGCGATGAAAAGTTTAGCGACGTTCGAAAGGAATTCGATCGAGTCTGGGGTGACACAAAGCCGGCATGGACGTTGATTCCAGTCCCGGCGCTCGCACTTAAAGGTATGCTTGTAGAGATTGACGTGATCGCGGTGGTGCCACGATAAATCCATGATCGGCAAGAGCCGCGGCCTCTTCGAAGACTGCGGCAACGTGCAGAAGCGCCTTTGGCGGAATGCAGCCGACATTGAGGCAAACGCCTCCTGAAGTTCCGCCCTGTTCGACGATCGCGACTTTGAGGCCATGAGCGGCGGCGCGGTGCGCAGCTGGATAGCTTGTCGGGCCGCCGCCGATAACAACGACCTCGTTATCGGTCGCACCTTCGCTAATCTTTTGTTTGGCCGACGGCGTCGAGTGTTCGGAGGTCGTCTAACTTTCAGCCGCCGCAGCCACTGCACCGATGGTGGAGATCGTAGCGATAGGGCTGCCCTTAGACACGGGGTCGCCAACCTGCACGAGCAAGGATTCAATTCGGCCCTTGGTAGGTGAGAGAACTTCGATCGTCGTCTTGTCGGACTTCGGGGAGTATGGCTTGAGCGACGTCGATATCGTCACCCGGCTTTACCAGCATCTCGATGATCGGAAGGTCCCTGAAGGCGCCGATATCCGGAATTCGGATTTCCTGAATAGTGGCATCTCGGGCCTCACTGCATGGCGCGGCGGAGATCGCCGAGAGTGGATACGGGGCACGCCAGAAACTTCGCGGCGGCGACGCAGTGGTCCCAGGACAGGCTGGTGGAAAGGATGGTCCGAACGCTTTTCCATCCGATCACCGGCAGGCAGTTGGCCAGGCTTGCGACGTGGCAGTCGAAAGCGATGGGGCCTGGCGTTTCGATCATCTTCATCAGGCACGTGTTGAGCTGTTCAGTCTTGTCGAAGCGGATACCGGTCGTACCGTACGCTTCCGCGAGCTTGACGAAGTCCGGTATCGCTTCCGAGTAGGAATGAGTCCGTTGGGTTACCATGCACGATCTGCTGCCATGGCCGCACCATTCCCAGGTGCTGGTTGTTGAGGATCTCAACCTTCATAGGCGGGCCGTGTTGAATGGCCGTTGATATCGCACTTGCGCACTTGCATGCGGCTCTACCAACCAAAAAAGGGCAGGCGGAACGCGACGAATACAAAGCCTCACCCCTCCACTGGCGCAGGTATCAACCGTGATTCGAGTAGAATTGTTTCTGCGAAAAAGCGAGGCGCACATGGCCCCAACGGATCTACGCCTGTCGATCCTAGCAATCGATCATGATATTAGACGATCTGCGCTAAAGTTGCCGCAAATCTCAACAGCAATTCATCCTGGTGGGGGCCCGCGACAATTTGTAGGCCGATAGGCATACATGTTGGAGGTACCCGAAGAGGTATTGATATTGCTGGATGTCCAGACATATTAAATGGCGCTGTATAGGTCATTAACGCTTCGCGAACCGTCCCACTCCAACTCTCGATTTCGACGCGTCGCTGGCCAATTTTTGGGGCAACGCAGGGTGTCGTTGGGAGTATAAGAAAGTCTACGTCATTCATGAAAGCTTGGAGCCGGGCAGTGAAGTCGCGTCGGAAATCTTGCCATGCAAAATACTCCTCAAGTTTAATTGCACCTGCGTTTGAGAGCCTCTCGCGCGTTTCCGGTTCGTATTTCTCGGCTATAGTGTTTCTGTCGTTACGCCTATGGTGAGTGACGCTCGCTTCCGTAAGCACTAATCCCGCAAAGGCTGGAAAAACCCCCTCGAACACGCCGCCGCTCATCTCACCGACGTCATGAAAACTTGCAATCATGTTCACCGCATGATCGAACGACCTCGCCACCCCTTCTTCGAGAGGGACAGGCGGGATGTTACGGATAATGCCAACGCGGAAACGAGGCTCAGTCGAGCCACCACTTGAGCACCGCCCCAATGCCTGGACAAGGCGGGCAACATCATCCACTGACCGACCCATGAGTCCGACGTGATCGAGTGTCGGCGCCAGGGGGAAAATGCCGTGCGTCGAAAACTGACCATATGTCGGCTTGTAACCGACGACCCCGCACAGAGATGCGGGTATCCTGATGGAACCACCGGTATCTGTGCCTAAGCCAGCGGGCACTGCGCCTGAAGCAATGGCCACCGCGGCTCCGCCACTTGACCCGCCGGGAATGCGGGTCTGGTCCAAGGGATTTCGTGTGTCGCCGAACGCATTGCTCGAGGTGGTAACACCCCAGGCGAATTCATGCGTGGTCGTCTTTCCAATTATGACAGCCCCGTGCTCCCGGAGGCGACCTACGACGTCGGCGTCGGCGAGCGGCACATGCCCTTTGTAGGCGGCGGAGCCGTAGCGCGTTTCTATGCCTGCGGTGTCGATTAGATCCTTAATAGCAACCGGGACTCCCTCGAGTGGGCGCGCGTGTTGCTCTTCCCACCGTTTACGGCTTTCTTTCGCGGCTTCCACAGGGCCATCGACGCTAATGGTGGCAAACGCGTTCAGATGTGCATTCATTTCTCTGGCGCGATCGATGGATTGTTGGACCAGTTCGACGGGGTCTGTGAACCCTCCTGCCATCCGCGCCAGCATCGTCGCAACGGTTTCAGCCTCGCCACAGTCGTATTCTGCAGGTGCCATCACCAGATGCTCCTTAGAAGAGTGATTAACTTTTCTGGCGCGCGAGCACCGAGATCTGAGACCTCGTGGGGGTAGTGCTCCTCGAGGAGTGCCGCTACGGTTGGCAACGCTTGAACTGGCAAATCGAAGCTGCCGATCGCCGAAGGCAGTCCGAGCATCCCCACGATGCCTTCAATCCGGTCGGCCAGTGCCAATGCTGACACCAGTCCTTCTCCAACTGATGTGAAAATGCCTAGCTTCTCGCCGTAGAAATCCGAGCACGCGCGAATGACGGGCGCAAGCGTTATGCAAGAGGTGACACTGTGGGGAAGGCCGAAAGTTCCCCCGAGAATATGGCCGATACGGTGACTCAGCCCGTAGCTGATAGAAGCGGGATAGAAATAGCACTGCCATGCAGCGATTTGAAGCTGCAGAAGATCGTTCCGTGTAATCCTACCGGACGCGATTGCTTCACGGGTTTCCATGCCGGACGGCCAACGTTCCAGAACTGAAAAGAAGCGCTGCGCTCCCGTTGCAGCAAGGATCGCGTGGGGATGATCACATTCGACTTTGCGCATGCCCTCAACCGCGTGGTCTATCGCCTTAATCGCGGAAGAAAGGAGAATTGAACGCGGAGTGCTTTCGACAAGCAAAGGATCTATGACGACCAGCCGCGGAGTCGTTTCTCGGACCGCATAGCTCCGCTTGAACTTCCGGGAACCATCGGTTTCCGTCACGCCAAAATAATGCGAGAATTCCGATCCCGACAGTGTGGTGGGGAATGCGGCGATCGGCAGAAACCGGCCCGTTCGTCTGTGGTGCAAATGCGAAACCGCCTTGGCTGCATCAAGAACGGACCCCCCTCCAAGGGCAATGATTGACTGGGCATCCGCTTGCAGGACTGCTTCCAGCGCATTTTGCACTGCGACATCGGGGACATGGGGCGGCAGGTCCGAGACAGGGGCCGCCGCCTGCGAAAGGCCGGGCCCGATGAAACGCTCATACAAGGCGTTCGTCGATGGCGAGGTGAATGCAATTGGACGGTAGATCTCGTAGTCGGCAAGCCGGGTTACAGTATCTTGCAAGACACCGTGTCCCCAGATCACAGACTCCTGAGGAAGGAACCGAAGTTCGCTCATTTCTCAAAGTCCTATCATGGTAGCTTGGAGGTACACTGCGGCGTGGCACGGTGGCGAAACCGTGCCACGCAGGAAGTCAGTCAACCAGAACAGGAGTGGGAGCCGGCCTGTAGGCGATGTGGCTCTCGATTTCCGCGCGACGAGGCTCGAGGTATTCCGGAAGGCACAAGGATTGACCGAGTTCGTCGGCATTTTCGTCCACGGTAAAATCGCTCGGTGTTGATACCGCGCAGATGTGACCGTCCGGATCACGGAAATGGAAGAGTTTGGAATAGATGGCGTCCTGAATAGTGGAAACCTTCACGCCAGCCCGCTCGAGACGGGCTCGTTGGTCTGCAAGCGCCGGCTCGTTTTCCACCTCAAGGGTGAAGTGATGGGAAAGACCAGTACCCAGCCGACCCGGAAGATAACCTGGTAATCCGAAGAAGGTGATGACTGAACCCGGCGAAAGGTCTTCGTTGCACGCATAGTAGTAGTGCGTACCACCCTTTTCGTCGAGGTACTCAGTCTTCTTGATCAGCCGCAGTCCCACAGTGTCGACGAAGAACTTTTCGGTGCGTTCGGCGTTACTCGAAATGGAGGTTATATGGTGAAAGCCGCGCAGGGCGTAGTCGTCGGTGATGGACGGCAGTGCCGTGGGCCAGGTTTCGGACGCGACCGAAAGTTCGCTGCGTCCACCGACGAGGTTTTCCTCTGGCTGATGCTTGAACTCCGAGCCGAGAATTGTTTCATCGTGGCCGAACCCAGGCTCCGAACTGGCGATTTCGATGATCGCTCCATCCGGATCGCGGAAGTAAATCGCATGAAAATAGTTCCGGTTGTACGGGCCGGTGACGTGGATTCCTGAATCGGTCAGCCGGCGTTTCCACTTTAGGAGGCCGTTGCGGTTGACAACGTGAAGCGCCAGATGATGGTTAGTGCCTGCTCCCCATCTGCCCTTGGGATCACCCGCGCGCGGGTTGGAAACCGCATTTGCCACCACCGCAGGATCTGTGAAGCCATCCTTGGGCATCATATAGAAGATGGGATTCCATTCTAGATACGTGATCGTCTGCATGCGTGGGAGCTCCTCCGCGTGGCTATTGAAGCCGAAGGTGGTCACAGGCAGCCGTCCGTCGAGATGGCTGACGGTGCGCTTGACGATACGCAGCCCCAGAATGTTGGTGTAGAATTGCTCTATTCGTTGGATGTTCGAGCAGACAAAAGTCTGGCTGTTGACGCCATCAATGATCATCCGGTTCATTTCTGCCTCTCTTTGTTATCGGAGCGCTCCCAGTACGGCGGGCTCCCTACGTGACTGATTATGGCCGCGGACCAGGCGCGGACTTTGCGGGCGGGGGAGCGATTGCGCGGGTAGACGATGCACAAGTCGTCCGGCACGAGCTGGCGTTCACGATCAACGACCTCTATTTGTCCCGTCGTGATCGCGGCGTGGGCAATGAAAAGCGCTAGGGCTGCGATCGCTGTTTCGCGATAAGAATGAATTCGGTTACCTTGCCGTGGGCGTGAACCAATCTTCTGACCTCAGCTGCGCCCAAATCTCCCGAGCGACCGCTCCACCGCGTTCGATTACTTTGCGCTCATCGTCGACAACCAAGTGTCCGTCTCTGACCTGGACCACACCTTCCGTCATCACGTTCCTGACATGAAGCCCGCTGGCATACAGGAGATTATTCAGCGGTTCTGGCGGCGCGGTCCCAGGTCCGACGAAAAATCCGGACACATCAATCGACGTCAAGTCCGCCTTGGCGCCCACCGAGATGCGACCGAGATCACTCCTGCCAAGACCGTTTGCCGGGTTCAGCGTGACACATTTGATCATGTCCCAGACTGTGGGCCGTCTCCCAGGGATATCCCCATCCGCAGCCAGGTCATGGCGGAGGCGACCGTAAAGAACAGCGAGTTTAGCGTTTTCCAGCATGTCATTGGAGTGAGTATCCAGCCCAACGTTTGTGTTAATACCTGCGGCGAGGGCATGGATAAATGGTTGTGTGATGGCAGGGCCGCCCGCTCCAGCGCCTGATGGGCAGTGGCAGTAGGTGAACTTCTTGCGAGCTCCCAGAAAAGGCGCGTCACGCTTTGCGTTCCATCCGCCGAGATGGGCGCCGAAAAAGGGCATGTCATAGAAGCCGAACTCATCGAGCCACTGGACAGGGCCCTTTCCCCAAAGCCGCTCCATCTTCCCAACATCCTCAACCATCGTTGCTAGATGAGTATGGATGCCGTTGCCGAGTTGCTTGGCTGCTTCCACCACGGCCCGTAGTGTCTCAGGCGTATGCGTTTCCGGCCCCTGCGGCGCCATCATTGGGAGGATACGGCCGTCTTCTGCGCCGTTGATGGAAAGCCCGAATTCAAGATTCTCCTGAATTTCAGCGAGTGTGTCAGGAACCGAGTCGAAGAGCACCTGATCCGACTCGCGTTGCCAGATCGGCATCAGCCGCGACCAGCCAGGCACCATCCCGCCTGGATAACCACGCACGCCCCAGGCCCGGGCGACGCGCACATACGATTTCATCTGCTTCAAGGAGAGCGATTGTTCGACCTGTGTCGTGCAGCCTCCACGCAATATTTCTGCTAAGTTGTAGGCAGTAAGCGCATCGAGATCATCGTCATCGAGCTTTTCGATCGCGAATAGTGGGCCCGACCACAGCCTGCCGCTTTCGATGAGACCTCGGCTGCACGATCCTCCTGCCACGTGCGTATGACCAGAGATCATCCCAGGAATCAGCAATTGGCCCTTCATTGACAGACGATCGTCCAACCCTCGCACGGGTCCCGACACAATGTCGGCGATATGCCCGTCCTGGAGGACCACGGAATGATCCGAGCGAAGTTCGAGTTCGCCATTTTCGTAGACCAGAGTCCAACTCGGTTCGAGGACGAGCGTTTTCGTCTGGCGCAAAGGCCTTTTCGCTGACGCCGTCTTGTCTTTGTTCTCTGCACTCGGCTGGCCATCGCTTTTCGGCGCCTGTGCAAAGAGATCGGCTGTTATCGCGGCTGGAGCTAGAAGCGCGGCCGAGCCAGACAGCAGCGAGCGCCTCGATAGGTTAGACAGCTTCATCGGGAACCTTTCTCTTGGGTTGAGGTCGTGC encodes:
- a CDS encoding HD domain-containing protein, which gives rise to MTDLIAGIRVPDSAIARAATQLVRDTEDDLLFNHSRRVFFWGALTGDRRALKYDAELLYLGAMFHDMGLTERYSSPNLRFEVDGANAARDFMKSYGVSERDIEDVWTSIALHTTPGIPEHMRPTIALVTAGVEMDVLGIAYHDFTHEQRDHVCAHHPREKNFKEGIIDHFAQGIIKKPETTFGNVKADVLALKDPDRFVRGNFCSIILGSAWPI
- a CDS encoding thiamine pyrophosphate-dependent enzyme; the protein is MVTQRTHSYSEAIPDFVKLAEAYGTTGIRFDKTEQLNTCLMKMIETPGPIAFDCHVASLANCLPVIGWKSVRTILSTSLSWDHCVAAAKFLACPVSTLGDLRRAMQ
- a CDS encoding amidase, with the translated sequence MAPAEYDCGEAETVATMLARMAGGFTDPVELVQQSIDRAREMNAHLNAFATISVDGPVEAAKESRKRWEEQHARPLEGVPVAIKDLIDTAGIETRYGSAAYKGHVPLADADVVGRLREHGAVIIGKTTTHEFAWGVTTSSNAFGDTRNPLDQTRIPGGSSGGAAVAIASGAVPAGLGTDTGGSIRIPASLCGVVGYKPTYGQFSTHGIFPLAPTLDHVGLMGRSVDDVARLVQALGRCSSGGSTEPRFRVGIIRNIPPVPLEEGVARSFDHAVNMIASFHDVGEMSGGVFEGVFPAFAGLVLTEASVTHHRRNDRNTIAEKYEPETRERLSNAGAIKLEEYFAWQDFRRDFTARLQAFMNDVDFLILPTTPCVAPKIGQRRVEIESWSGTVREALMTYTAPFNMSGHPAISIPLRVPPTCMPIGLQIVAGPHQDELLLRFAATLAQIV
- a CDS encoding amidohydrolase family protein; amino-acid sequence: MKLSNLSRRSLLSGSAALLAPAAITADLFAQAPKSDGQPSAENKDKTASAKRPLRQTKTLVLEPSWTLVYENGELELRSDHSVVLQDGHIADIVSGPVRGLDDRLSMKGQLLIPGMISGHTHVAGGSCSRGLIESGRLWSGPLFAIEKLDDDDLDALTAYNLAEILRGGCTTQVEQSLSLKQMKSYVRVARAWGVRGYPGGMVPGWSRLMPIWQRESDQVLFDSVPDTLAEIQENLEFGLSINGAEDGRILPMMAPQGPETHTPETLRAVVEAAKQLGNGIHTHLATMVEDVGKMERLWGKGPVQWLDEFGFYDMPFFGAHLGGWNAKRDAPFLGARKKFTYCHCPSGAGAGGPAITQPFIHALAAGINTNVGLDTHSNDMLENAKLAVLYGRLRHDLAADGDIPGRRPTVWDMIKCVTLNPANGLGRSDLGRISVGAKADLTSIDVSGFFVGPGTAPPEPLNNLLYASGLHVRNVMTEGVVQVRDGHLVVDDERKVIERGGAVAREIWAQLRSEDWFTPTAR
- a CDS encoding LysR family transcriptional regulator; the encoded protein is MIDALTLDQMRTFVVVAESGGFRSASMRLSRAQSAVSHAIANLEAQLGVSLFDRTGHRPVLTPEGQALLVNARDVLLRVDAMRARARGMGEGVELELSLIVDVLFPLATVGAALKEMRSVYPSVAVRLAVSPMGGPLDGLINRRFTLGIMAGEEFADPAISRRALAEIQMIAVVAAEHPLGLNRPSATLDSPDLADHLQIVLSDPSQRSEGRDFGVLSPQTCRVSNQDAKYSLILEGLGWGRLPEWQVERDLAEGRLVRLPTDSLGRDSRLPMEAYLVHRIDEPLGPAARTFGDALSRLCGA
- a CDS encoding nitroreductase family protein yields the protein MLELLKKRRTQYALGRNVTLAENAIDQLIRDGIRNSPSPFNSQSSRAIILFGEESQKFWNLVKDEVRPLVAPEMLEGSMTKISSFSAGIGTVLFFEDQQTVRDLQAEWPIFADQFPDWSEHSGGMAQYVVWTLLANHNIGASLQHYNPIVDAKVAAAWDVPSSWRLRAQMPFGSNEQPLPEKTFIPDELRFRTHR
- a CDS encoding RidA family protein, with the protein product MNSNITTIVSAASFALALSMAAPTLADERKVETGTAIASGGEPIDTLKFINPPGLYDPRPNAYSHLAVFPAGWRMILPAGQGGENAKGELSPSFSIQLRQALDNTETVLAAAGAKMSDVAKFNLLIVDHSDEKFSDVRKEFDRVWGDTKPAWTLIPVPALALKGMLVEIDVIAVVPR
- a CDS encoding catalase — translated: MNNKSDMSHANGAPVVDNLNIQTAGPRGPALLQDIWLLEKLAHFDREVIPERRMHAKGWGAYGTFTVTHDITRYTKAKLFSEVGKKTDMFARFSTVAGERGAADAERDIRGFALKFYTEEGNWDLVGNNTPVFFHRDPLRFPDLNRAVKRDPRTGLRSADNNWDFWSLLPETLHQVTIIMSERGIPKSFRHMHGFGSHTYSMISAANERIWVKFHFRTQQGIENLSDAEAAAMVAGDRETHGRDLLNAIDSGNFPKWTLFIQVMTDAQAKAHKHNPFDLTKVWPKGDYPLIEVGEMELNRYPDNFFAEVEQASFSPANIVPGISFSPDKMLQARLFSYSDAARYRLGVNHHLIPVNAPRCPYHSYHRDGAMRTDGNGGGEPAYWPNSKGSWNDHRPDLMEPPLPIEGEAAHWDHTVDDDHYEQPGNLFRSMTPQQQLALFENTARNMGDARIEVKRRHIENCSKADPAYGAGVAKALGL
- a CDS encoding biotin/lipoyl-containing protein; translated protein: MTISTSLKPYSPKSDKTTIEVLSPTKGRIESLLVQVGDPVSKGSPIATISTIGAVAAAAES
- a CDS encoding iron-containing alcohol dehydrogenase; its protein translation is MSELRFLPQESVIWGHGVLQDTVTRLADYEIYRPIAFTSPSTNALYERFIGPGLSQAAAPVSDLPPHVPDVAVQNALEAVLQADAQSIIALGGGSVLDAAKAVSHLHHRRTGRFLPIAAFPTTLSGSEFSHYFGVTETDGSRKFKRSYAVRETTPRLVVIDPLLVESTPRSILLSSAIKAIDHAVEGMRKVECDHPHAILAATGAQRFFSVLERWPSGMETREAIASGRITRNDLLQLQIAAWQCYFYPASISYGLSHRIGHILGGTFGLPHSVTSCITLAPVIRACSDFYGEKLGIFTSVGEGLVSALALADRIEGIVGMLGLPSAIGSFDLPVQALPTVAALLEEHYPHEVSDLGARAPEKLITLLRSIW
- a CDS encoding FAD-dependent oxidoreductase, whose product is MSEGATDNEVVVIGGGPTSYPAAHRAAAHGLKVAIVEQGGTSGGVCLNVGCIPPKALLHVAAVFEEAAALADHGFIVAPPRSRQSLQAYL
- a CDS encoding VOC family protein, which encodes MNRMIIDGVNSQTFVCSNIQRIEQFYTNILGLRIVKRTVSHLDGRLPVTTFGFNSHAEELPRMQTITYLEWNPIFYMMPKDGFTDPAVVANAVSNPRAGDPKGRWGAGTNHHLALHVVNRNGLLKWKRRLTDSGIHVTGPYNRNYFHAIYFRDPDGAIIEIASSEPGFGHDETILGSEFKHQPEENLVGGRSELSVASETWPTALPSITDDYALRGFHHITSISSNAERTEKFFVDTVGLRLIKKTEYLDEKGGTHYYYACNEDLSPGSVITFFGLPGYLPGRLGTGLSHHFTLEVENEPALADQRARLERAGVKVSTIQDAIYSKLFHFRDPDGHICAVSTPSDFTVDENADELGQSLCLPEYLEPRRAEIESHIAYRPAPTPVLVD